In Candidatus Cloacimonadota bacterium, a single genomic region encodes these proteins:
- a CDS encoding radical SAM protein: protein MKIFPVFLGMRGCPTRCIYCDQDRISGAPDLDLNSLLPQIQDFIERNLAHHKQIAFYGGSFTALQQYYRENLLRLVLKLIDDQTSFRISTHPLFVDEDILDWCAAWNIKTIELGIQDFSDEVLRQSCRGYDGKQAWEAASRVKEKGFELGIQLMPGLPGWSQASLAENHARILELKANLLRLYPLIIIRGTALEKIFHSGEYTPLSLEEAVTQCANYFPIAEKANTRIIKLGIPSNINPEEIVAGPWHPAFGELVKAELVARKVLSINPQEEAVTLEREEIRLLKAHGGKALDKVQAWFEHNT from the coding sequence TTAGCGGCGCGCCGGATTTGGATTTGAACAGCCTCCTCCCCCAGATACAGGATTTCATCGAGCGCAACCTCGCTCACCACAAACAGATAGCTTTCTATGGAGGAAGTTTCACCGCTTTGCAGCAGTATTATCGCGAAAATCTTCTGCGTTTGGTTTTAAAACTAATTGATGACCAAACCAGCTTCAGAATCTCCACCCATCCGCTTTTTGTGGATGAAGATATTTTGGATTGGTGCGCGGCTTGGAACATCAAAACCATCGAGCTGGGCATCCAGGATTTTAGTGACGAAGTTTTGCGCCAGTCCTGTCGCGGTTATGATGGCAAACAGGCTTGGGAAGCGGCTTCCCGGGTGAAAGAGAAAGGTTTTGAGCTTGGCATACAACTCATGCCCGGTTTGCCCGGATGGAGCCAAGCCAGCCTGGCAGAAAATCATGCCCGGATCCTGGAACTAAAAGCCAACCTGTTAAGACTTTATCCTCTTATCATTATCCGCGGAACCGCCTTGGAAAAGATTTTTCACTCTGGAGAATACACTCCGCTCAGTTTGGAGGAAGCTGTCACTCAATGCGCGAATTATTTTCCCATCGCCGAAAAGGCAAATACACGCATCATCAAACTTGGCATCCCTTCAAATATCAACCCTGAGGAAATTGTTGCCGGTCCCTGGCATCCCGCTTTTGGGGAATTGGTGAAAGCGGAGCTCGTCGCGCGCAAAGTGCTTTCCATCAATCCGCAGGAAGAAGCTGTAACTTTGGAACGCGAAGAAATCCGTCTCCTTAAAGCTCACGGCGGCAAGGCCTTGGATAAAGTTCAGGCCTGGTTTGAACATAACACTTGA